A genome region from Zetaproteobacteria bacterium includes the following:
- a CDS encoding MinD/ParA family protein yields the protein MNQQETPRVIAVTSGKGGVGKTFTALHLAARAARKGMRVLLLDADLGLANVDVMLGISPAGSIQDVVAGGKSLSDILVHSGYGFDVLPGGSGFHELTALSTDQQQVMLDEMRAIGRDYDLVLIDTAAGIGDNVLYFVSAAESALVVLTPDPTSLTDAYALIKVLSRMRDVRRFMVLINQAEAVDAQIAFRRLLSVADRYLDVHLDYVGNLPPHPDVRRAIQSQKLLDKVGGEQLLDHLNRTMDAILSRPRDTSRSGGLQFFWEHALSEGLDAMDGTG from the coding sequence ATGAACCAACAAGAGACACCGCGCGTCATCGCCGTCACCAGCGGCAAGGGAGGGGTGGGCAAGACCTTCACCGCGCTCCATCTGGCCGCCCGGGCGGCGCGGAAGGGGATGCGCGTGCTGCTGCTCGACGCCGACCTCGGGCTGGCCAACGTCGATGTGATGCTGGGCATCTCGCCTGCGGGGTCGATCCAGGACGTCGTCGCCGGCGGCAAGTCGCTCTCCGATATCCTGGTCCATTCCGGTTACGGATTCGACGTCCTGCCCGGCGGCAGCGGCTTCCACGAGTTGACCGCGCTCTCCACCGACCAGCAGCAGGTGATGCTGGACGAGATGCGCGCCATCGGCCGCGACTACGATCTGGTGTTGATCGACACCGCCGCCGGGATCGGCGACAACGTGCTCTATTTCGTCTCCGCCGCGGAGAGCGCGCTGGTGGTGCTCACCCCCGATCCCACCTCGCTCACCGATGCCTATGCGCTGATCAAGGTGCTCTCCCGGATGCGGGACGTGCGCCGCTTCATGGTGCTGATCAACCAGGCGGAGGCGGTCGATGCCCAGATCGCCTTCCGCCGCCTGCTCTCCGTGGCCGACAGGTATCTCGATGTGCATCTCGACTATGTGGGCAACCTTCCGCCCCACCCCGACGTGCGGCGGGCGATCCAGTCGCAGAAGCTGCTCGACAAGGTGGGCGGGGAGCAGCTGTTGGACCACCTCAACCGCACCATGGACGCCATCCTCTCCCGGCCGCGCGACACCTCGCGCAGCGGCGGGCTGCAGTTCTTCTGGGAGCACGCCCTGAGCGAGGGGCTCGACGCGATGGACGGGACGGGATGA
- the flgF gene encoding flagellar basal-body rod protein FlgF, whose translation MDRGFYIAGSAADLRRQLSMDQIANNLANVNTVGFKADRNSFATMLTDSMRAASSAQPPSAYLAPGMSYIDTSEGMIRQTGSPLDFAISGDGYFRVRLKDGSEGYTRAGDFMLGEGGKLVTQSGLPVLDSAGAPITLPSGEVSASRDGTIAVNGTRIATLGIVQISDSSKMRKLGGTLFTAPADQVRPVQPGKVVVRHGALEQSNVNAVLAMARMVDTTRSFQNMMKIVEIYNQQATQLSERVGRVG comes from the coding sequence ATGGATCGAGGATTCTATATCGCCGGTTCCGCCGCCGATCTGCGGCGGCAGTTGAGCATGGACCAGATCGCCAACAACCTGGCCAACGTCAATACGGTCGGTTTCAAGGCGGACCGCAACTCGTTTGCCACCATGCTGACCGATTCGATGCGTGCGGCCTCCTCCGCCCAGCCTCCCTCCGCCTACCTGGCGCCGGGGATGAGCTACATCGACACCAGCGAAGGGATGATCCGTCAGACCGGCAGCCCGCTCGATTTCGCCATCAGCGGGGATGGATACTTCCGGGTACGGCTCAAGGACGGCTCGGAGGGTTACACCCGCGCCGGCGATTTCATGCTCGGCGAAGGGGGGAAGCTGGTCACCCAGTCGGGGCTGCCGGTGCTCGACAGCGCGGGGGCGCCGATCACCCTCCCGTCGGGCGAGGTCTCCGCCTCACGCGATGGGACCATCGCGGTCAACGGGACGAGGATCGCCACCCTCGGCATCGTGCAGATCTCCGACAGCAGCAAGATGCGCAAACTCGGCGGTACCCTCTTCACCGCGCCGGCCGATCAGGTACGTCCGGTGCAGCCGGGGAAGGTGGTGGTACGCCACGGTGCGCTCGAGCAGTCCAATGTCAACGCCGTGCTGGCCATGGCCCGGATGGTCGATACCACTCGGTCGTTCCAGAACATGATGAAGATCGTCGAGATCTACAACCAGCAGGCGACCCAGTTGAGCGAGCGGGTCGGCCGTGTCGGCTGA
- a CDS encoding GTP-binding protein, which yields MRVRIFSAPRLHEALALVGRELGPEAVILDRKKSVDPAGREIWEVHAALDEQPQQAPARSGGGGAAGRYGGALGAGRDVEREGARRDRPEAEWLAASVRRLERLVDGLERHEAEELRLALEDPEERAAFDRLLAKGVAPGFAAELAADFARGAPVGKELMCWSRKLDPTKGRVTLIFTGPAGGGKTTLAAKLATHYSLKGVRVALFSTDAERMGGSDLFRSYAEVLGAPFALLRGPEDLPRAMEQAASAQLVLVDNPGLSPRSGGAARRIRPIWNGFGDGRRVMVLPANLDEADGAALLARAGALGVTHLAFTKLDESRRCGKVINWAVPSRLRLCYCTFGTDVPGQMGWLSPKSMTRLLAG from the coding sequence ATGCGGGTACGGATCTTCTCCGCTCCCCGCCTGCACGAGGCGCTGGCGCTGGTCGGTCGCGAACTGGGGCCGGAGGCGGTGATCCTCGACCGCAAGAAGAGCGTCGATCCCGCCGGCAGGGAGATCTGGGAGGTACATGCGGCGCTGGACGAACAGCCGCAGCAGGCGCCCGCCCGATCCGGGGGAGGGGGGGCTGCAGGCCGCTACGGTGGAGCCTTGGGCGCAGGCCGCGATGTGGAACGGGAGGGGGCGCGGAGGGACCGCCCGGAGGCGGAGTGGCTTGCAGCCTCGGTGCGGCGGCTGGAGCGGCTGGTCGACGGCCTGGAGCGGCACGAGGCGGAGGAGTTGCGGCTGGCGCTGGAGGATCCCGAGGAGCGCGCCGCCTTCGACCGCCTGCTGGCCAAGGGGGTGGCGCCCGGCTTCGCCGCGGAGCTGGCCGCCGATTTCGCCCGCGGTGCGCCGGTCGGCAAGGAGCTGATGTGCTGGTCGCGGAAGCTCGACCCGACCAAGGGCCGGGTGACGCTGATCTTCACCGGCCCGGCCGGTGGCGGCAAGACGACGCTGGCCGCCAAGCTGGCCACCCACTACAGTCTCAAGGGGGTGCGGGTGGCGCTGTTCAGTACCGATGCCGAACGGATGGGGGGGAGCGACCTCTTTCGCAGCTACGCCGAGGTGTTGGGGGCGCCGTTCGCGCTGCTGCGCGGCCCGGAGGATCTGCCGCGGGCGATGGAGCAGGCGGCCTCGGCTCAACTGGTGCTGGTGGACAACCCCGGGTTGTCGCCGCGCTCCGGCGGTGCGGCCCGGCGTATTCGTCCGATCTGGAACGGGTTCGGGGATGGTCGGCGGGTGATGGTGTTGCCGGCCAATCTCGACGAGGCCGACGGAGCGGCGTTGCTGGCGCGGGCCGGTGCGTTGGGGGTGACCCATCTCGCCTTCACCAAGCTGGACGAGAGCCGGCGATGCGGCAAGGTGATCAACTGGGCGGTCCCGTCCCGTCTGCGCCTCTGCTACTGCACCTTCGGCACCGACGTGCCCGGACAGATGGGCTGGTTGTCGCCCAAGTCGATGACCAGGTTGCTCGCCGGATGA
- the flhA gene encoding flagellar biosynthesis protein FlhA: protein MPLRLRGLARHTDVLLAGGVLLVLLVMMVPLPLWLMDVLLAVNLSIGIVILLTSLYILKPLEFSSFPTILLLTTLFRLSLNVATTRLILLHGQEGPQAAGHIIEGFGQFVVGGNTVVGIIIFLILVLINFVVITKGSTRIAEVAARFTLDAMPGKQMAIDADLNAGLIDEETAKARRQEVARESEFYGAMDGAAKFVRGDAVAGLIITAINLVAGMIIGSLQQGMPLSEAMDVYSILTVGDGLVSQIPALVISTAAGIVITRAGAGDTIQVQLGDQFTRYPKLYYVASGAVAMLSLVPGFPFVPFILLSVGLGIIGWYLQGETEKREAEAQQQALAAEPEAAPGRVEEAPLSDLLVVDPIRIEVGYGLIDMVEGRGEGNLLDRLQSIRRQLTEDMGFILPPVHIKDNLQLGVGDYRVLIRGAEVARSEIRPRNLLALEGNLSGPPVQGVATREPAFGLPALWIGPEQRQQAEISGYTVVEPSTVIITHITEVLRKHAHEMLDRVQVMELVDALKERHPKVVEEMVPNPVSIGLLQNVLRRLLAEWVPIRDLLLIIETLADAMSEPRDLTTMVEMVRMRLGRTIVARLVDEQGELHVLTIDGEIEQMMTERVSQQGASLQLPLEINYWQRFVTRLNDLVASRGIDAPVLLTSATLRYPLANALLKVMDRITVLSIAEVPPDMVVQADGTVSLRDG, encoded by the coding sequence ATGCCGTTGCGGCTGCGCGGGTTGGCGCGCCATACCGACGTCCTGCTCGCCGGCGGGGTGCTGCTGGTGTTGCTGGTGATGATGGTGCCGCTGCCGCTCTGGCTGATGGATGTGCTGCTGGCGGTCAACCTCTCGATCGGCATCGTCATCCTTTTGACCTCGCTCTACATCCTCAAGCCGCTGGAGTTCAGCTCCTTCCCCACGATCCTGCTGCTGACCACCCTCTTCCGCCTCTCGCTCAACGTGGCCACCACCCGGCTGATCCTGCTCCACGGCCAGGAGGGGCCGCAGGCGGCCGGCCACATCATCGAGGGGTTCGGCCAGTTCGTCGTCGGAGGCAACACGGTGGTCGGGATCATCATCTTCCTGATTCTGGTGCTGATCAACTTCGTGGTGATCACCAAGGGCTCCACCCGCATCGCCGAGGTGGCCGCCCGCTTCACCCTCGATGCGATGCCGGGCAAGCAGATGGCCATCGACGCCGATCTCAACGCCGGCCTGATCGACGAGGAGACCGCCAAGGCGCGGCGCCAGGAGGTGGCGCGGGAGTCGGAGTTCTACGGGGCGATGGACGGCGCGGCCAAGTTCGTCCGGGGCGACGCCGTGGCCGGATTGATCATCACCGCCATCAACCTGGTCGCGGGGATGATCATCGGCTCGCTGCAGCAGGGGATGCCCCTCTCCGAGGCGATGGATGTCTACAGCATCCTGACCGTGGGCGACGGCCTGGTGTCGCAGATTCCGGCGCTGGTCATCTCCACCGCCGCCGGGATCGTGATCACCCGCGCCGGCGCCGGTGATACCATCCAGGTGCAGCTGGGTGATCAGTTCACCCGTTATCCCAAGCTCTACTACGTCGCATCCGGGGCGGTGGCGATGCTCAGCCTCGTCCCCGGCTTCCCCTTCGTCCCCTTCATCCTTCTTTCTGTCGGCCTCGGGATCATCGGCTGGTATCTGCAGGGTGAGACGGAGAAGCGGGAGGCGGAGGCGCAGCAGCAGGCATTGGCCGCCGAGCCCGAGGCGGCGCCGGGAAGGGTGGAGGAGGCGCCGCTCTCCGATCTGCTGGTGGTCGATCCGATCCGCATCGAGGTGGGCTACGGGCTGATCGACATGGTCGAAGGGCGTGGCGAAGGCAACCTGTTGGATCGGCTGCAGAGCATCCGGCGGCAGTTGACCGAGGATATGGGCTTCATCCTCCCTCCGGTGCACATCAAGGACAACCTGCAGCTCGGCGTGGGGGACTACCGGGTGTTGATCCGCGGGGCCGAGGTGGCGCGCAGCGAGATCCGGCCGCGCAACCTGTTGGCGCTCGAGGGGAATCTGAGCGGTCCGCCGGTCCAGGGGGTGGCCACGCGCGAGCCGGCCTTCGGTCTGCCGGCGCTCTGGATCGGCCCGGAGCAGCGGCAGCAGGCGGAGATCTCCGGTTACACCGTGGTGGAGCCCTCGACGGTGATCATCACCCACATCACCGAGGTGTTGCGCAAGCACGCCCACGAGATGCTCGACCGGGTGCAGGTGATGGAGCTGGTCGATGCGCTCAAGGAGCGCCATCCCAAGGTGGTGGAGGAGATGGTGCCGAACCCGGTCTCGATCGGCCTGCTGCAGAACGTGTTGCGCCGGCTGCTGGCCGAATGGGTGCCGATCCGCGATCTGCTGTTGATCATCGAGACCCTGGCCGATGCCATGTCCGAGCCCCGCGATCTCACCACCATGGTGGAGATGGTCCGCATGCGCCTTGGGCGGACCATCGTCGCCCGGCTGGTCGATGAGCAGGGGGAGCTGCACGTGTTGACCATCGACGGGGAGATCGAGCAGATGATGACCGAGCGGGTCAGCCAGCAGGGGGCGTCGCTGCAGTTGCCGCTGGAGATCAACTACTGGCAGCGTTTCGTCACCCGGCTGAACGATCTTGTCGCCAGCCGCGGCATCGACGCTCCGGTGTTGCTCACCAGCGCCACGCTCCGCTATCCGCTGGCCAACGCCCTGCTCAAGGTGATGGACCGGATCACCGTGCTCTCGATCGCGGAGGTGCCGCCGGACATGGTGGTGCAGGCCGACGGCACCGTGAGCCTGCGCGATGGATAG
- a CDS encoding FliA/WhiG family RNA polymerase sigma factor, which translates to MSNPYDQTAKADAMQPEALLEEYLPLIRYHAGQLMRRTPDSVELDDLIDAGVLGLLDAASRFDPERGIQFNTFIAYRVRGAMVDYLRAFDWMPRSLRDVSRQLQQAMLEVEQRQGRPADEHEIADFLGISVEEYRKRLDQVRVMSVVHFDDLPITGDDGDTLSVLDAIAADQEFMPEEQAAMIQFVDRLAEAIARLPKREAVLLTLYYHEELNMKEVALVLGLTESRVSQIHSQMVARLRGYMGLDRD; encoded by the coding sequence ATGAGCAACCCCTACGACCAGACGGCCAAGGCCGATGCGATGCAGCCGGAGGCGCTGCTCGAGGAGTATCTGCCGCTGATCCGTTACCACGCCGGCCAACTGATGCGTCGCACCCCCGATTCGGTGGAGCTGGACGACCTGATCGACGCGGGGGTGCTGGGGCTGCTCGATGCAGCCAGCCGCTTCGATCCCGAGCGGGGGATCCAGTTCAATACCTTCATCGCCTACCGGGTGCGCGGTGCCATGGTCGACTACCTGCGCGCGTTCGACTGGATGCCGCGAAGCCTGCGTGATGTTTCGCGTCAGCTGCAGCAGGCGATGCTCGAGGTCGAGCAGCGCCAAGGCCGGCCGGCCGATGAGCACGAGATCGCCGACTTTCTCGGCATCAGCGTCGAGGAGTACCGCAAGCGCCTCGACCAGGTGCGGGTGATGTCGGTGGTCCACTTCGACGATCTGCCGATCACCGGCGACGATGGGGATACCCTGAGTGTTCTCGACGCCATCGCGGCCGATCAGGAATTCATGCCGGAAGAGCAGGCGGCGATGATCCAGTTCGTGGACCGGCTGGCGGAGGCGATCGCCCGCCTGCCCAAGCGTGAGGCGGTGTTGTTGACGCTCTACTACCACGAGGAGCTGAACATGAAGGAGGTGGCGTTGGTGCTGGGGCTGACCGAATCTCGGGTATCGCAGATCCACAGCCAGATGGTCGCGCGGCTGCGCGGCTACATGGGACTGGATCGCGATTGA